In one window of Helianthus annuus cultivar XRQ/B chromosome 17, HanXRQr2.0-SUNRISE, whole genome shotgun sequence DNA:
- the LOC110924062 gene encoding uncharacterized protein LOC110924062: protein MALVPVKAGGSITYQYPVLTTTNYSVWAIKVKAIMDAHGLWETVKERALGEEPNQEKSKQALAFLFQVIPEEMVLQMASYTDPKQVWDGLKTRYLGVDRVRAARLATLRRQLESSRMKEGETVDEFVEKLSGLASKVRGLGYELEEVDLVKRLLDSMPKPFFQIVASIEQCFDLETMLFDEAVGRLKAYEERLKANEKTEDIQDGLLLARHEKPHGCKHCGNGSSSREDFGHGRGRGRGSGRGRDGNERFRDKSHVKCYKCGEYGHYNNECPKLKGEEVNLTRYEDDEPGLM, encoded by the coding sequence ATGGCGTTAGTACCGGTGAAAGCAGGTGGTTCGATCACGTACCAGTATCCGGTTTTGACGACAACAAACTATTCTGTATGGGCGATCAAAGTGAAGGCGATAATGGATGCTCACGGTTTATGGGAGACCGTCAAAGAAAGGGCCTTAGGTGAAGAGCCAAATCAGGAAAAATCGAAACAAGCGTTGGCTTTCTTGTTTCAAGTTATTCCCGAGGAGATGGTATTGCAGATGGCTAGTTACACCGATCCCAAGCAAGTGTGGGATGGACTGAAGACACGGTACTTGGGTGTAGATCGGGTGAGAGCGGCTCGCCTGGCAACATTAAGAAGGCAGCTTGAGAGTTCGCGAATGAAGGAAGGCGAAACGGTTGATGAGTTCGTGGAGAAACTAAGCGGGTTAGCGTCAAAGGTAAGAGGCCTTGGCTATGAACTCGAAGAAGTCGACTTGGTGAAACGGTTGCTTGATTCAATGCCCAAACCATTTTTTCAAATTGTTGCATCTATTGAACAATGTTTCGACTTAGAGACCATGTTATTTGACGAAGCTGTTGGTAGGTTGAAAGCGTATGAGGAGCGCTTAAAAGCCAACGAGAAAACGGAGGACATTCAAGATGGGTTGTTGTTGGCTAGACATGAAAAACCGCACGGGTGCAAGCATTGTGGCAATGGAAGCTCGAGCCGAGAAGACTTTGGGCATGGCCGGGGAAGAGGCCGTGGGTCCGGGAGAGGTCGAGATGGTAATGAGCGGTTCCGGGATAAAAGTCACGTGAAATGTTATAAGTGCGGAGAATATGGTCATTATAACAACGAGTGTCCAAAGTTGAAAGGTGAAGAGGTGAACTTGACCCGATATGAGGATGATGAACCGGGTCTAATGTGA